One stretch of Rhizobium rhizoryzae DNA includes these proteins:
- a CDS encoding glycerophosphodiester phosphodiesterase, with translation MPNDTPGLDIFHDGHRIRLKWHRLRLALDAPLFSAATMAEGFRVGASMELDLRVRGDGGFVVLHDSDLEGETTGYGPVCKADAATIRGLSMKSGGTLPILSEDLAGLMQTAHPEALLQFDMKDDLKTIGEKGLNHLARTFAGLGRFMIVSGADLDLIEAIKTRLPDAQRGIDPTNKLLALLRQKGPSAVEAELRADCLGPTEPKMIYLSWPLILEGHAAGLDLIGLCHALGKTVDAWTFNIADRAEGFSDDEWQRFSTLVSLKPDQITTDEAPATEHAWLARCRT, from the coding sequence ATGCCGAATGATACGCCCGGTCTCGACATTTTCCACGACGGGCATCGCATACGGCTGAAATGGCATCGCCTGCGCCTTGCGCTGGATGCCCCGCTCTTCTCGGCCGCAACCATGGCGGAGGGTTTTCGCGTCGGCGCCTCCATGGAGCTGGACCTGCGGGTGCGCGGCGATGGCGGCTTTGTCGTTCTGCACGACAGTGACCTCGAAGGCGAAACGACGGGTTACGGGCCGGTTTGCAAGGCTGATGCGGCGACGATCAGAGGACTGTCCATGAAGTCCGGCGGAACCCTGCCCATTCTCTCGGAAGATCTGGCGGGGTTGATGCAGACGGCTCACCCGGAGGCGCTGCTCCAATTCGACATGAAGGACGACCTGAAGACGATTGGCGAAAAGGGTCTCAATCATCTGGCTCGAACCTTCGCGGGCCTGGGCCGGTTCATGATCGTCAGCGGTGCTGACCTCGATCTGATCGAAGCGATCAAGACCCGCCTGCCCGACGCACAGCGCGGCATTGACCCGACCAATAAACTGCTGGCACTCCTGCGTCAGAAAGGCCCTTCAGCGGTCGAAGCAGAATTGCGCGCCGACTGTCTGGGACCAACCGAGCCGAAGATGATCTACCTCTCCTGGCCGCTGATCCTTGAAGGCCATGCGGCGGGCCTCGATCTCATCGGCCTTTGCCACGCTCTCGGCAAGACCGTCGACGCCTGGACCTTCAACATCGCGGATCGTGCTGAAGGCTTTTCGGATGACGAATGGCAGCGATTCTCGACACTGGTCAGCCTGAAGCCAGACCAGATCACTACCGATGAAGCTCCGGCAACGGAACACGCATGGCTTGCCCGCTGCAGAACATAA
- a CDS encoding iron ABC transporter ATP-binding protein produces the protein MIEIRDVSKTYGSTVVVDGVSLTLPKGGLTAIIGPNGAGKSTLLSMVARLLPMDSGQVMVDGLDVARTPGDALARRLAFLRQDNHMVARLTVRDLVTFGRYPYSKGRPTREDQGHVERALGYLGLSDLSERYLDELSGGQRQRAFVAMVLCQDTDYMLFDEPLNNLDIRHAVGMMKLLKGAAKDFAKTVVVVLHDINFASCYADHIVVMRDGKLFLQGTPDDIVRPEILSSIYATDFAVHDLDGHRIATYFT, from the coding sequence ATGATCGAGATCCGTGATGTCAGCAAAACCTATGGTTCCACCGTCGTTGTCGATGGCGTTTCCCTTACGCTGCCGAAGGGTGGGCTGACCGCCATCATCGGTCCGAACGGTGCGGGCAAATCGACGCTGCTCTCCATGGTGGCCCGCCTTCTGCCCATGGATTCCGGACAGGTGATGGTGGACGGACTGGATGTCGCCCGCACACCGGGCGATGCGCTGGCACGTCGTCTGGCCTTTCTGCGGCAGGACAATCACATGGTCGCCCGCCTGACGGTGCGCGATCTCGTGACCTTTGGCCGCTACCCCTATTCCAAGGGCCGCCCGACGCGGGAGGATCAAGGCCATGTGGAACGGGCGCTCGGCTATCTTGGTCTGAGTGATCTCTCCGAACGCTATCTGGATGAACTGTCCGGTGGCCAGCGCCAGCGCGCTTTCGTTGCGATGGTGCTGTGTCAGGATACGGATTACATGCTGTTCGATGAGCCGCTGAACAATCTCGACATCCGCCATGCGGTCGGCATGATGAAGCTTCTGAAGGGGGCCGCAAAGGATTTCGCCAAGACCGTAGTCGTGGTCCTGCATGACATCAACTTCGCCTCCTGCTATGCGGATCACATCGTCGTCATGCGCGATGGCAAACTGTTTCTTCAGGGAACACCGGACGATATCGTGCGACCCGAGATCCTGTCATCGATCTATGCTACGGACTTTGCCGTCCATGACCTTGATGGGCACCGGATCGCAACCTATTTCACCTGA
- a CDS encoding iron chelate uptake ABC transporter family permease subunit, protein MRRNSLAILAILALIALAAAIGFMTIGARGSWSFILSFRGTKLLGMVLVGYAIALSTVLFQTITNNRILTPSIMGFDALYGLLQTLLVLVFGAAFISGLDARLLFLIEVTVMMGFSLILFRLLFSGALKSLHLLMLAGVVLGILFRSLSGFLQRIIDPNDFLVLQDRLFASFNSIDSQLLGVSFLLVGLVSAIAWRIGHSFDVMALGRETAISLGVDHQRQTLVILLLVSVLVCVSTALVGPATFFGLLVANLAYIIMPSAKHRHVIPAACLLAIITLVGGQTLLERVFAFNSALSIIIEFAGGLFFILFLLRGAIR, encoded by the coding sequence GTGCGGCGTAACTCTCTGGCGATCCTGGCAATTCTGGCGCTGATCGCGCTGGCGGCGGCAATCGGTTTCATGACCATCGGCGCACGCGGCAGCTGGAGCTTCATCCTCTCCTTCCGCGGCACGAAGCTTCTGGGCATGGTGCTGGTAGGCTATGCCATCGCGCTCTCCACCGTTCTCTTCCAGACCATCACCAACAACCGCATCCTGACACCATCGATCATGGGCTTCGATGCGCTTTACGGCCTGCTGCAAACCCTGCTGGTGCTGGTCTTCGGGGCCGCCTTTATTTCGGGGCTCGATGCACGCCTGCTCTTCCTGATCGAAGTCACCGTCATGATGGGCTTTTCGCTCATTCTTTTTCGCCTTTTGTTTTCCGGGGCGCTGAAGAGCCTGCACCTGTTGATGCTGGCGGGCGTCGTGCTCGGCATCCTGTTCCGCAGCCTCTCCGGATTTCTGCAGCGGATCATCGATCCGAATGATTTCCTCGTTCTTCAGGATCGCCTGTTCGCCAGCTTCAATTCCATCGACAGCCAGTTACTGGGTGTTTCTTTCCTGCTGGTCGGCCTTGTCTCGGCTATCGCCTGGCGGATCGGGCACAGCTTCGATGTCATGGCGCTGGGACGCGAGACCGCAATCTCGCTGGGCGTGGACCACCAGCGGCAGACCCTCGTGATCCTGCTTCTGGTATCGGTCCTCGTTTGCGTCTCGACGGCGCTGGTGGGGCCTGCCACTTTCTTCGGTCTGCTGGTCGCAAACCTCGCTTACATCATCATGCCGTCCGCCAAGCATCGCCACGTCATTCCGGCGGCCTGCCTGCTGGCCATCATCACGCTGGTGGGCGGACAGACCCTTCTGGAACGCGTGTTCGCCTTTAACAGCGCACTCTCCATCATCATCGAGTTTGCCGGTGGCCTGTTCTTCATTCTCTTTCTGCTCAGAGGAGCAATCCGATGA
- a CDS encoding ABC transporter permease has product MRLTLALIALLCLGITSLFFGVSDISPLALLSGEADEKAVLVLLASRLPRTLALVLAGSGLAVCGTLMQMLARNRFVEPSTAGTVESASLGMLIALIISPNMPVMGKMAFAAGFALLGTALFLAILRRIPLRSVIMVPLVGLMLGGVIYSVAAFIAYRLNLMQSLAAFESGDFSSVLRGRYEILWLSLVMTIAAYVAADRFTLAGLGEEFATNLGLNYRRIMMLGLIIVSMVTACVVVTAGVIPFLGLIVPNVISMIMGDSLRRTLPWTAILGAGLVLACDIIGRIVVWPFEVPVGAVLGVLGSAFFLFLLFRRQSRAA; this is encoded by the coding sequence ATGCGCCTGACACTTGCCCTCATCGCCCTTCTCTGTCTCGGCATCACCAGCCTGTTCTTCGGCGTGAGTGACATCTCCCCGCTTGCCCTGTTGAGCGGTGAGGCAGACGAGAAGGCCGTGCTGGTGCTTCTGGCAAGCCGCCTTCCCCGCACGCTGGCGCTCGTTCTCGCCGGCTCGGGCCTCGCCGTCTGTGGCACGCTGATGCAGATGCTGGCGCGAAACCGGTTCGTCGAACCCTCCACCGCAGGCACGGTGGAATCCGCCAGCCTCGGCATGCTGATTGCGCTGATCATCTCACCCAACATGCCCGTAATGGGTAAAATGGCCTTCGCCGCCGGGTTTGCTCTGCTTGGAACCGCCCTTTTCCTCGCCATCCTGCGTCGCATTCCGCTGCGCTCGGTCATCATGGTGCCGCTGGTGGGACTGATGCTGGGAGGCGTGATCTATTCGGTTGCCGCCTTCATCGCCTATCGCCTGAACCTCATGCAATCGCTCGCCGCCTTCGAAAGTGGCGACTTCTCCTCTGTGCTTCGCGGACGCTACGAAATCCTCTGGCTCTCGCTCGTCATGACGATAGCCGCCTATGTGGCAGCCGACCGCTTCACGCTTGCCGGATTGGGCGAGGAGTTTGCCACCAATCTCGGGCTGAATTATCGCCGCATCATGATGCTGGGGCTCATCATCGTTTCCATGGTCACGGCCTGCGTCGTCGTCACGGCGGGCGTTATTCCCTTCCTCGGACTCATCGTGCCGAATGTCATCAGCATGATCATGGGCGACAGCCTGCGCCGCACCCTGCCCTGGACGGCGATCCTCGGCGCGGGACTTGTGCTGGCCTGCGATATCATTGGTCGCATCGTTGTCTGGCCCTTCGAAGTGCCAGTGGGCGCGGTGCTGGGCGTGCTGGGAAGCGCCTTCTTCCTGTTCCTCCTCTTCAGGAGGCAGAGCCGTGCGGCGTAA
- a CDS encoding siderophore ABC transporter substrate-binding protein has product MLLSTVRKFALSAALALGASQALAADITIRHAQGETKLAETPKKVVTFDLAALDTMDALGVPVAGVPKALMPDYLQKYVIGPVPKVGTLFEPDYEAIAELQPDLIIVTARSASKFKELSAIAPTVDLSVDGNDFLKQSEANIRTLAKVFNKESEANRLIEKLNSSTAELKQKTKNAGKGLLVLTTGGKMSTYGPGSRFGVLFSDYGMTPADATIKADNHGQPISYEYILEKNPDWLFVIDRDASIGNKGEAASKLLDNDIVRRTTAWQKGHVVYLDGLSLYVVGGGLTALQNTVDQLNTALAKP; this is encoded by the coding sequence ATGTTGCTCTCGACGGTTCGCAAATTTGCTCTTTCCGCTGCGCTGGCACTCGGTGCCTCTCAGGCCCTGGCGGCTGACATCACCATTCGCCACGCACAGGGCGAGACGAAGCTTGCCGAAACCCCAAAGAAAGTGGTGACCTTCGATCTCGCCGCCCTCGATACGATGGATGCGCTGGGCGTTCCCGTGGCAGGCGTGCCGAAGGCGCTGATGCCCGATTACCTGCAGAAATACGTAATCGGCCCTGTGCCCAAGGTCGGCACGCTGTTCGAACCGGATTACGAGGCAATTGCCGAGCTTCAGCCGGACCTGATTATCGTAACGGCCCGTTCCGCCTCGAAATTCAAGGAGTTATCCGCGATTGCTCCGACCGTGGATCTCTCCGTCGACGGCAATGACTTCCTGAAGCAATCGGAAGCGAATATCCGAACACTGGCTAAAGTGTTCAATAAGGAAAGCGAAGCTAACCGACTCATCGAAAAGCTGAATTCCTCGACCGCCGAGTTGAAGCAGAAGACGAAGAATGCCGGCAAGGGCCTGCTGGTGCTGACGACCGGCGGCAAGATGAGCACCTATGGTCCAGGCTCCCGTTTCGGCGTCCTGTTTTCCGACTACGGCATGACGCCCGCCGATGCCACGATCAAGGCAGACAATCACGGGCAGCCGATTTCCTATGAGTACATTCTGGAAAAGAACCCGGACTGGCTGTTCGTCATCGACCGCGATGCCTCGATCGGCAACAAGGGCGAAGCGGCCTCCAAGCTTCTGGACAATGACATCGTGCGCCGCACCACCGCCTGGCAGAAGGGGCATGTCGTCTATCTCGACGGCCTGTCGCTCTATGTGGTGGGTGGCGGCCTGACCGCGCTTCAGAACACGGTGGACCAGTTGAACACCGCGCTCGCAAAGCCCTGA
- a CDS encoding alpha/beta hydrolase translates to MSVEKRGTMLPVALARRSVLTGLPLLIMSTVTKPSLTYAQMRVAETTLDIFTQDVPTHRLDNRAVTLSNGRSFRIFRAIPKTAAPPPGFPILYLLDGNAIFDDLTVELLARAPGLIVIGLGYDTPRKFAMAERTLDYTPPRTGEGPQPDPLRPERRIGGAFEFLPLLTGDLRSLSEEGLVVDPSRRALGGHSFGGLMTLITLYRQPDAFSAYAPISPSLWWAMEPMERLERLADWNLKSSKRLFISLGDKEQRSNDKGPPPTGPATETMDLIRRLSSVPQLSVSSRVLEGHVHGATLLGALPQILDWARTA, encoded by the coding sequence ATGTCTGTTGAAAAGCGAGGAACCATGCTCCCCGTCGCGCTCGCCCGCCGTTCTGTTCTCACCGGATTGCCATTGCTGATCATGTCGACTGTGACAAAGCCAAGCCTGACCTATGCCCAGATGCGGGTCGCGGAAACGACGCTGGATATCTTCACGCAAGATGTGCCAACGCATCGTCTCGACAATCGCGCCGTAACGCTTTCGAACGGGCGCAGTTTTCGCATCTTCCGGGCGATACCCAAGACAGCCGCACCTCCTCCGGGCTTTCCCATCCTGTATCTGCTGGATGGAAACGCGATCTTTGATGACCTGACTGTGGAACTGCTGGCCCGGGCCCCCGGGCTCATCGTCATCGGCCTTGGCTATGATACGCCGCGCAAGTTCGCCATGGCGGAGCGTACGCTGGACTATACACCGCCAAGAACCGGCGAGGGGCCGCAGCCGGACCCGCTGCGACCGGAGCGGAGGATCGGCGGCGCCTTCGAGTTCCTGCCGCTTTTGACCGGCGACTTGCGTAGCCTGTCGGAAGAGGGGCTGGTGGTCGATCCCAGCCGCCGGGCGCTCGGTGGGCACTCGTTCGGTGGGTTGATGACGTTGATCACTCTCTATCGGCAGCCGGACGCCTTCAGTGCCTATGCGCCGATCAGCCCCTCGCTCTGGTGGGCCATGGAGCCGATGGAACGGCTGGAGCGGCTGGCCGACTGGAACCTCAAGAGCAGCAAACGCCTGTTCATATCTCTTGGCGACAAGGAACAGCGCTCAAACGACAAAGGACCGCCGCCGACAGGACCTGCAACGGAAACCATGGATCTCATCCGGCGGCTTTCATCAGTGCCGCAGCTTTCCGTGTCATCGCGTGTGCTGGAAGGCCATGTCCATGGCGCGACGCTTCTGGGTGCCTTGCCCCAAATTCTTGATTGGGCACGCACAGCCTGA
- a CDS encoding DedA family protein, which produces MSELMQQYGAWVYVILFLYCALKSGSLPLLAGYAAQAQLLDLSLVLGVTFAGGYLGDEARFLAARRYGIAWVTRYPLFRKPMAISNALIQRYGKAYIFLYRYPKGMRTIGALPVGLGTMSWPAFTLCNAASALVWTLCLVMVGFVFGRQVEQAALAGWGFASVILLVVMVAGIAFAWWRINRFPISNYEDGRNFS; this is translated from the coding sequence ATGTCGGAGTTGATGCAGCAATATGGTGCGTGGGTTTATGTGATCCTCTTCCTCTATTGTGCGCTCAAAAGCGGTAGCCTGCCACTTCTCGCAGGCTACGCAGCCCAGGCACAGCTCCTCGACCTGTCCCTTGTCCTCGGGGTCACTTTTGCGGGCGGCTATCTGGGGGATGAAGCGCGCTTCCTAGCCGCCCGGCGCTATGGCATCGCCTGGGTGACGCGGTATCCGCTCTTTCGCAAGCCGATGGCTATCTCCAATGCGCTCATCCAACGCTATGGAAAAGCATACATCTTTCTCTATCGCTATCCCAAAGGCATGCGGACCATCGGGGCGCTTCCCGTCGGGCTTGGGACGATGTCCTGGCCTGCCTTCACACTCTGCAATGCGGCATCCGCATTGGTCTGGACTCTCTGTCTCGTGATGGTTGGGTTCGTGTTCGGCAGGCAGGTCGAGCAAGCCGCACTGGCTGGCTGGGGTTTCGCCAGTGTCATTCTGCTTGTCGTCATGGTCGCGGGCATCGCCTTTGCCTGGTGGCGTATCAATCGGTTCCCCATCTCCAATTATGAAGACGGACGCAACTTCTCATAG
- a CDS encoding SDR family oxidoreductase, translated as MPGLTRQMQPVPDHGENSYKGSGRLQGMKAVVTGADSGIGRAVAIAYAREGADVLISYLNEDEDAQETKRLVEEAGRKAVLVSGDLQSADHCRKIIETAVRELGGIDILVNNAAHQATFSDIDEIPDEEWELTFKVNIHAMFYLTKAAVKHMKPGSAIVNTTSINADSPNPSLLAYATTKGAIQNFTAGLAQMLAEKGIRANAVAPGPIWTPLIPSTLPEDSVKNFGKQVPMKRPGQPAELATAYVMLADPLSSYVSGATIAVTGGKPII; from the coding sequence ATGCCGGGGCTGACGCGCCAGATGCAGCCGGTGCCGGATCATGGCGAGAATTCTTACAAGGGTTCCGGCCGCCTGCAAGGCATGAAGGCAGTGGTGACCGGCGCCGATAGCGGGATCGGGCGCGCCGTTGCCATCGCCTATGCGCGGGAAGGCGCGGATGTGCTGATCTCCTATCTCAATGAAGATGAGGATGCGCAGGAAACCAAACGGTTGGTGGAAGAGGCTGGTCGCAAGGCTGTGCTGGTCTCGGGTGATCTGCAATCGGCGGATCATTGCCGCAAGATCATCGAGACGGCTGTTCGCGAGTTGGGAGGCATCGACATCCTCGTCAACAATGCCGCGCATCAGGCCACCTTCTCCGATATCGACGAGATCCCCGACGAGGAATGGGAACTGACCTTCAAGGTCAACATCCACGCCATGTTCTATCTGACGAAAGCTGCCGTGAAGCACATGAAGCCCGGCTCGGCCATCGTGAACACGACCTCGATCAATGCGGATAGTCCAAACCCTTCGCTTCTGGCCTATGCCACGACGAAGGGCGCGATCCAGAACTTTACGGCAGGTCTTGCGCAGATGCTGGCGGAAAAGGGTATCCGCGCCAATGCGGTTGCGCCGGGACCGATCTGGACGCCGCTCATTCCCTCGACGCTTCCCGAAGACTCCGTCAAGAACTTCGGCAAGCAGGTGCCGATGAAGCGACCGGGTCAACCGGCAGAGCTGGCAACCGCCTATGTCATGCTGGCAGACCCGCTGTCTTCCTATGTCTCGGGCGCTACGATTGCCGTCACAGGCGGCAAGCCGATTATTTGA
- a CDS encoding NAD(P)/FAD-dependent oxidoreductase: MSFHPDTSVLQRGPQETPPTVVGRPTRIVIIGAGFGGLAVARELGNTVLEVTVIDRRNHNLFQPLLYQVATAALSPADIAEPIRRTLGRYKNIRVMLAEVTGVDQTARHVLLEDGAPVAYDHLIIATGSEYNYFGHDEWRAVAPGLKTIHEARLIRQRLLLSFERAELSQDATEKKALLTSVIIGGGPTGVELAGAIAELGRYMITRDFRKLAPEDFRVILIEAGPKILAAFPDELTDYAWHELAKLGVDIRTGVRVENITRGSVQTSGGTIPAGNILWGAGVKASPAHKWLGLEAKMGGRIPVGPDLQVEGTKGIYALGDTALRIDDEGKPLPALAQVAKQQGEYLGKALREQLLDGRPSEPFHFHNRGNTAVIGRHAAIFDFGNRRLKGRLAWLLWAIVHVFLLVNFEKRLLVTVQWLWRYVTRQRGARLIDENAATGLPATTHRSET, encoded by the coding sequence ATGAGCTTTCACCCGGATACCTCGGTTCTCCAGAGAGGGCCGCAGGAAACCCCTCCGACGGTTGTCGGGCGTCCGACCCGGATCGTCATCATTGGGGCAGGGTTTGGCGGATTGGCGGTCGCACGAGAGCTTGGCAATACCGTGCTTGAGGTGACGGTCATTGATCGACGCAATCACAACCTTTTCCAGCCGCTGCTCTATCAGGTTGCGACTGCCGCCCTTTCTCCCGCCGATATTGCCGAACCAATCCGGCGCACGCTGGGTCGATACAAGAATATCAGGGTGATGCTTGCGGAGGTCACCGGCGTGGACCAGACGGCCCGGCACGTCCTTCTGGAGGACGGCGCTCCGGTTGCCTACGATCACCTGATCATCGCGACCGGTTCCGAATACAATTATTTCGGCCATGACGAATGGCGCGCCGTCGCGCCCGGATTGAAGACAATCCACGAGGCGCGGCTGATCCGGCAAAGGCTTCTGCTCTCCTTCGAGCGAGCCGAACTCTCGCAAGATGCCACGGAGAAGAAAGCGCTCCTCACCAGCGTCATCATTGGTGGCGGCCCGACAGGCGTCGAGCTGGCAGGCGCCATCGCGGAACTGGGCCGCTATATGATCACCCGGGACTTTCGAAAACTTGCCCCGGAGGATTTCCGCGTGATCCTGATCGAGGCCGGACCGAAGATCCTAGCGGCCTTTCCCGACGAGCTGACGGATTATGCATGGCATGAGCTTGCGAAGCTCGGCGTCGACATTCGCACCGGTGTACGTGTTGAAAACATCACGCGAGGCAGCGTTCAGACCTCCGGCGGCACCATTCCGGCGGGCAATATCCTGTGGGGTGCGGGCGTCAAGGCATCGCCAGCTCACAAGTGGCTGGGGCTGGAGGCGAAGATGGGCGGACGCATTCCAGTTGGTCCCGATCTGCAGGTCGAAGGAACGAAAGGCATCTACGCACTAGGCGATACCGCGCTTCGCATCGATGATGAGGGCAAGCCGCTTCCCGCCCTCGCTCAGGTGGCGAAGCAGCAGGGCGAATATCTGGGCAAGGCTTTGCGCGAACAATTGCTCGACGGCAGGCCTTCAGAGCCGTTTCATTTTCACAATCGCGGAAACACTGCGGTCATAGGACGCCACGCCGCCATTTTCGATTTCGGCAATCGTCGCCTGAAAGGGCGGCTTGCCTGGCTGCTCTGGGCAATTGTCCATGTTTTTCTGCTCGTCAATTTCGAAAAACGCCTGCTGGTCACGGTCCAATGGCTATGGCGCTACGTGACGAGGCAGAGGGGCGCCCGTCTCATTGACGAAAACGCAGCAACCGGATTGCCTGCCACGACACACAGGAGCGAGACATGA